One part of the Saprospiraceae bacterium genome encodes these proteins:
- a CDS encoding VCBS repeat-containing protein, with amino-acid sequence MKTINSNIVFIFSMLASILLGTCTSSHKENMLFTMLPSSQTGIHFINDLHDSDSSHSFINEFGYMGAGVGIGDFNNDGLKDIFFTGNQVSCRLYINKGDFRFDDITSSAGLTTNVWCTGVSIVDINQDGFDDIYICVFGKDLITPTKNLLFINQQDLTFKEAADSFGIADTGYSTQAAFFDYDRDGDLDMYLTNYLLSSKNTNTIVPRDRSGRSPANDRLYQNQSKNAQTTYPAFIDVTLSAGIKEDGYGLGLSISDFNNDGWPDVYVANDFVSNDLLWLNNGDGTFSNYIDKALKHQSYSSMGSDAADINNDGWPEIMTLDMLPEYNERKKTTFSFMNYDRYEAERAMGYEPEFMRNMLQLNNGTRWINKVKTPFFSEIGFYAGIEATDWSWSVLLADFNNDGWKDMHITNGIGRDFINADFLEFSQEVFKSSLPRTEQEKIIRNKLSSLNHINLKNYLYINNKNLTFTNEATNSGIGKLSMSNGAVYADLDNDGDLDLVVNNISSEAFVYKNNTNQKNKPLSVHYLSIRLKGDDLNKQGFGTKVLLYTDQQVLYQEQNPVRGYFSSVDQQLNFGLGSQKYIDSLCVIWPDGFTQSLYGLTTDTTINLFWKNATPKTSAKTTNPGTIFNEITSTSQINYKHVEYPFNDYNIQRLAPQKYSQQGPHIAVGDINNDGLEDFFIGGAINFSGEIFTQQNGQKFTSSQLIDSQKMEEDIDCIFFDADNDQDQDLLITGGDIQYSENSINYKPRLYLNDGEGHFTLQAYAIPDSIKTIASCVSSADFDGDGDQDLFIGGRVSKSYPMAPRSYLLQNNNGVFTDVTSKICPELLHPGMVTAAVWTDFDNDHQIDLVLAGEWMPLRFFKNNQGLLSEITTSTGLQQMYGMWRSLIASDIDNDGDMDFVAGNLGLNCPYRVSTSEPMQLFATDLDGNGSMDPIMFYFIKENEDKKQSFPSINRNQFAEQVSSIKKRYLLHKDFSNASYLDIFKGVKNHNIEKLYCDETRSCIFENLGNAKFLKRILPKEAQFSPINTILCLDVDNDGFKDLLLAGNEYQTEVKSGRYDASYGCYLKGGQNLSFETIRPIESGFIVDGDVKDLALIHLANGEKIILVAANNDSLTALRIGNLPIPITPQPRAHK; translated from the coding sequence TTGAAAACCATAAACTCCAACATCGTATTCATTTTTTCTATGTTGGCTTCTATATTATTAGGTACCTGTACTTCTTCCCATAAAGAAAACATGCTATTCACCATGTTACCATCAAGTCAAACCGGCATACATTTTATCAACGACCTTCACGATTCTGACTCATCCCACTCCTTTATTAACGAATTTGGCTATATGGGAGCCGGTGTAGGCATTGGTGATTTTAACAATGATGGTTTAAAAGATATATTTTTTACAGGCAATCAAGTAAGCTGTCGCCTATATATCAACAAAGGAGATTTTCGATTTGACGATATCACCTCAAGCGCCGGACTGACCACGAATGTGTGGTGTACAGGTGTAAGTATAGTGGATATCAATCAAGATGGTTTTGATGATATTTATATATGTGTTTTTGGCAAGGATCTAATCACTCCGACGAAAAATCTTTTATTTATAAATCAACAGGATTTAACTTTTAAAGAAGCTGCTGACTCATTTGGAATAGCCGATACAGGATATTCTACGCAGGCTGCGTTTTTCGACTATGATCGGGATGGTGATCTCGATATGTATCTCACCAACTATTTGTTAAGTTCAAAGAACACCAATACCATTGTACCAAGAGATAGAAGCGGTCGCTCGCCAGCCAACGATCGACTCTACCAGAACCAATCAAAAAACGCGCAAACTACTTATCCAGCTTTCATAGATGTAACTCTATCAGCCGGAATCAAAGAAGATGGATATGGTCTGGGATTATCCATAAGTGATTTTAACAATGATGGTTGGCCTGATGTATATGTAGCTAATGATTTTGTGTCTAATGATCTATTGTGGTTAAACAATGGTGACGGTACTTTCTCCAATTATATTGATAAGGCATTAAAACACCAAAGCTACTCGAGTATGGGATCCGATGCTGCTGACATCAACAATGATGGCTGGCCTGAAATCATGACGCTTGACATGCTGCCAGAATACAATGAGCGAAAGAAAACCACTTTTAGTTTTATGAACTACGACCGCTATGAAGCCGAAAGAGCCATGGGCTACGAGCCGGAATTTATGAGAAATATGTTACAACTAAACAATGGAACTAGGTGGATAAATAAAGTCAAAACTCCGTTTTTTAGTGAAATTGGCTTTTATGCAGGCATCGAAGCTACCGATTGGAGTTGGAGTGTCTTACTCGCAGATTTTAACAATGATGGTTGGAAGGATATGCATATTACAAATGGAATAGGTAGAGATTTTATCAATGCCGATTTTCTTGAATTCAGCCAGGAAGTTTTCAAAAGCAGTCTCCCTCGCACAGAGCAAGAGAAAATAATCAGAAATAAATTAAGCTCTTTAAATCACATCAATCTGAAGAACTATCTATACATTAATAACAAAAATCTGACTTTTACAAATGAGGCTACCAATAGTGGAATCGGAAAGCTTTCTATGTCTAACGGAGCTGTGTATGCTGATCTTGATAATGACGGCGATTTAGATCTGGTGGTCAATAATATAAGCAGCGAGGCTTTTGTATATAAAAATAATACCAATCAGAAAAACAAACCACTTAGCGTGCATTATTTAAGCATCAGATTAAAGGGTGATGATCTCAACAAACAAGGTTTCGGCACAAAAGTATTGCTCTATACCGATCAGCAAGTACTGTACCAGGAGCAAAACCCAGTAAGAGGTTATTTTTCAAGTGTAGACCAGCAATTAAATTTTGGGTTGGGCAGCCAAAAGTATATTGATTCACTTTGCGTTATTTGGCCCGATGGCTTTACACAATCACTATATGGTTTGACTACCGACACTACCATAAATCTATTTTGGAAAAACGCAACACCAAAAACATCAGCGAAGACAACTAATCCCGGTACTATTTTTAATGAAATTACATCGACTTCACAGATTAATTATAAACATGTTGAATACCCATTCAATGATTACAATATTCAAAGATTAGCTCCTCAAAAATATTCACAACAAGGTCCGCATATTGCCGTAGGAGATATAAATAATGATGGATTAGAGGACTTTTTTATTGGGGGCGCTATCAATTTTTCTGGCGAGATTTTTACTCAACAAAATGGACAAAAATTTACCTCATCTCAACTAATAGACAGCCAGAAAATGGAAGAGGATATTGATTGTATTTTTTTTGATGCTGACAATGATCAGGATCAGGATCTTTTAATCACCGGTGGGGATATACAATATAGCGAAAACTCAATAAATTATAAGCCCAGACTATACCTAAATGATGGTGAAGGTCATTTCACGCTCCAAGCTTATGCCATTCCAGATTCAATCAAAACGATTGCAAGTTGTGTCTCCTCTGCAGATTTTGACGGAGATGGCGACCAGGATCTTTTTATTGGTGGACGCGTCTCCAAGTCATATCCGATGGCACCTAGAAGCTATTTATTACAAAACAATAATGGGGTTTTTACGGATGTCACTTCAAAGATTTGTCCTGAACTATTACATCCAGGCATGGTCACAGCTGCTGTGTGGACGGACTTTGATAACGACCACCAGATCGATTTGGTCCTTGCTGGCGAATGGATGCCCCTTAGATTTTTTAAAAACAATCAAGGCCTTCTCAGCGAAATCACCACATCAACAGGCCTCCAGCAAATGTATGGAATGTGGCGCAGCCTGATTGCCTCCGATATTGACAACGATGGGGACATGGACTTTGTGGCTGGCAATTTGGGTTTAAATTGTCCATATAGAGTAAGTACTTCCGAGCCAATGCAGCTTTTCGCAACGGACTTAGATGGAAATGGAAGCATGGATCCTATTATGTTTTATTTTATAAAAGAAAATGAGGACAAAAAACAATCATTTCCGTCTATTAACAGGAATCAATTTGCGGAGCAAGTGTCCTCAATAAAAAAAAGATATCTGTTACACAAGGACTTTTCAAATGCTTCCTATTTGGATATATTTAAAGGAGTGAAAAACCATAATATTGAAAAACTATATTGTGATGAAACCAGGAGTTGCATATTCGAGAACCTGGGAAACGCTAAATTTCTAAAACGTATATTACCAAAAGAAGCTCAGTTCTCTCCAATAAACACTATCCTCTGCCTCGATGTTGACAATGATGGTTTTAAAGACTTGTTGCTGGCAGGCAATGAATATCAGACTGAAGTCAAATCCGGCAGATATGATGCTTCCTATGGATGCTATTTAAAAGGAGGCCAAAACCTTTCTTTTGAAACAATCCGACCAATTGAAAGTGGATTTATAGTGGATGGTGATGTAAAAGACTTAGCCTTAATTCATTTAGCCAATGGAGAAAAAATAATACTGGTGGCAGCGAATAATGATTCTCTAACCGCGTTGCGAATAGGCAACCTGCCGATACCTATTACACCACAACCACGTGCCCATAAATAA
- a CDS encoding RagB/SusD family nutrient uptake outer membrane protein has product MKQNIFKQVALIGFFLISIVACEDKLNIFDKNNPTTESFFKTAIELQNGVNAIYSTLRSGQLVGREWFFTHDMRGGEFSPGGPQLEAPRAELLKEPSPAPSNSVMSNVWTGCYQMINRANLIISKAPDVTDNPGLRDRLVGETKFLRAWAYFELVSQWGDVPLYTETVTSATGFQGKAASADIYALILSDLTEATQKLPETYGASDNGRATKGAAYAMLGKVNMQKGDYAAAKTALLQIYGKYSLVNDFQWNFDGDIKNDNGVTLTTGHEFNTESIFEVVFVDKGDNNFNWGYNGEGSTSPLSTVRNQEYGITWGNTIPSNNLLNEFEDNDPRYKFTFYEEGDQILTKSPLAPLTLTSADMNIAPSLRKGVSIKRFFRKYNIYDYVNSGFHPGGINQRVIRYADVLLMLAECEAEAGTPAKAASYINEVRSRESVKMPAVNPTNKNDALKAVMHERWVELCGEEVSSIDILRWRKKGYFPSIIADRVPGQVDLFPIPSSETSTNPLIK; this is encoded by the coding sequence ATGAAACAAAATATATTTAAACAGGTTGCCTTGATTGGTTTCTTCCTCATAAGTATCGTTGCTTGTGAAGACAAGCTGAACATATTTGATAAAAATAATCCAACAACTGAAAGTTTTTTCAAAACAGCGATTGAGCTTCAAAATGGTGTAAATGCTATTTATTCTACACTAAGGTCTGGCCAGCTTGTAGGTCGCGAATGGTTTTTTACCCATGACATGAGAGGTGGAGAGTTTTCTCCCGGAGGACCACAATTGGAAGCTCCAAGGGCAGAATTATTAAAGGAACCCTCACCTGCCCCCTCTAATTCGGTCATGTCTAATGTATGGACTGGTTGCTACCAGATGATTAACAGGGCCAATCTTATAATTTCAAAAGCACCGGATGTTACTGACAATCCTGGTTTACGAGACAGATTAGTTGGAGAAACTAAGTTTTTAAGAGCATGGGCCTATTTCGAATTGGTATCACAATGGGGAGATGTGCCACTCTATACCGAAACAGTTACTTCCGCAACTGGTTTTCAAGGAAAAGCTGCATCTGCAGATATTTATGCATTAATCCTTTCAGATTTGACAGAGGCCACTCAAAAATTGCCAGAGACTTATGGTGCTTCAGATAATGGTCGTGCCACCAAAGGTGCAGCTTATGCTATGCTTGGAAAAGTAAACATGCAGAAAGGCGACTATGCCGCAGCAAAAACGGCTTTGTTGCAGATTTATGGCAAATACAGCCTGGTCAATGATTTTCAATGGAATTTTGATGGGGACATTAAGAATGATAATGGAGTCACTTTAACCACTGGACATGAGTTTAATACTGAATCTATTTTTGAAGTAGTATTTGTAGATAAAGGTGATAACAATTTTAACTGGGGTTACAATGGTGAAGGGTCTACCAGTCCATTGAGTACTGTTCGAAATCAGGAATATGGAATTACCTGGGGCAATACAATACCGTCGAATAATCTTTTAAATGAATTTGAAGACAATGACCCAAGGTATAAATTTACATTTTATGAAGAAGGTGATCAGATATTGACCAAGTCTCCGTTGGCACCTTTAACATTAACTTCAGCGGATATGAACATTGCTCCCTCCTTGAGGAAAGGTGTTTCCATAAAAAGATTTTTCCGCAAGTACAATATTTATGATTACGTAAATTCAGGTTTTCATCCGGGGGGCATCAATCAACGGGTGATTCGGTACGCAGATGTATTACTTATGTTGGCCGAATGTGAAGCTGAAGCAGGCACTCCCGCCAAGGCAGCAAGTTATATCAATGAAGTTCGTAGCCGCGAAAGCGTGAAAATGCCGGCAGTAAACCCAACGAACAAAAATGATGCTTTAAAAGCGGTAATGCATGAGAGGTGGGTTGAATTGTGTGGTGAAGAAGTGAGTAGTATTGATATTTTACGATGGAGAAAAAAAGGATATTTCCCTTCTATTATTGCTGATAGAGTGCCGGGACAGGTCGATCTTTTCCCTATCCCATCTAGTGAAACATCTACCAATCCATTAATAAAATAA
- a CDS encoding TonB-dependent receptor: MLFFGIVSFAQTKTVSGKIISPDKTPLFGATVSLKNSSIGTTTDENGAYSITLPSNNADTLLFSYFGYETREIAVGQARSIDITLAEAVFGLGEVVVVGYGTQKRTLITGAVSSVNSKTLNEIPVVSISQALQGRVSGVTVTNNGSPGTEPIVRIRGISSISYASDPLYVVDGFPTGNLSTIDLKDIESVDVLKDASAAAIYGSRATNGVIMITTKKGKRDGKIGVSLNSVVGTQEVTSRLDLLNTEQFKQYAVAYRGSQVPRLEAPYVNQPIYEGASQTYGQTNTDWQDAYFRKGAMTQHNIGLSGGNEISRFYASAGYTDQRGIAPSVGYRRFNFRLNSDHIISKLFTFGENLYAASGDQDYDNNETGSRTNLVNVIRMMPHMPVFDPTSLGGYRGVNSTLDGGDPTNPIEDAALKNPGNRTTTKVLGTAYVDVNFNRWLKFKSTVGIDYANSLDYRFAPIFNDNGAIAGSSATQATITNNRGTSTVLLYTEQLSFDNTFGNHHLNAIAVYEQQGQETRQENASGNQASNDLTTLNNATNVGVQTLIGENVLISYLGRVNYDFKGKYILSGAIRRDGLSVWAPGKKWATFPSASIGWRIDQEDFMQNQSKISELKLRAGYGVTGLNGLVLGNTPWLVSVNSNSAYYPFGGSITGGPASSIQRLGNQDLEWEKTNQLNIGVDIGFLANKITLSTEYYQRKTDNLILNVPLPPSFGYISSTVAQNVGSMKNDGFEMQLGYNKREGEFKWNVGANVSIVTNQVTRLAEGVANIEAGGNADFGSYNITNTAVGQPIQAFFGWQTEGIFQSVDEVSKHATQTASTAPGDIKFKDINGDGVIDLNDRVFLGSFIPKATYALNLGANYKNFDFSTFFQGVQGNKIFNATRVITEGMVRFFNAGTQVLNAWTPSNTNTDIPRAISSDPNQNARPSTRFLEDGSYLRLKNIMLGYNLPESSLSSITKGALSSFRIYVSAQNILTFTKYSGYDPEVGNRTPGSSLTNGIDFAVYPQPKSYQVGIQANF; the protein is encoded by the coding sequence ATGCTTTTTTTTGGTATTGTTTCGTTTGCACAAACGAAAACTGTATCTGGGAAAATTATATCTCCCGATAAAACTCCGCTATTCGGAGCGACCGTATCACTTAAAAATTCGTCTATCGGCACTACTACTGATGAAAATGGAGCTTATTCAATTACCTTGCCGTCAAACAACGCTGACACTTTATTGTTTTCATATTTTGGCTATGAAACCAGAGAAATTGCTGTTGGACAGGCCCGTAGTATAGATATCACTTTGGCAGAGGCAGTATTTGGACTGGGAGAAGTCGTAGTGGTCGGATATGGTACTCAAAAACGTACGCTGATCACAGGTGCAGTATCCAGCGTAAATAGTAAGACGCTGAATGAAATACCAGTGGTGAGTATATCACAAGCTCTACAAGGCCGGGTTTCGGGGGTCACTGTTACCAATAACGGTAGCCCAGGCACAGAGCCCATAGTTCGCATACGGGGTATAAGTTCCATCAGTTATGCTTCAGACCCATTGTATGTTGTTGACGGATTCCCTACCGGAAATCTATCCACCATTGATTTAAAAGATATTGAATCAGTAGATGTGTTAAAGGATGCTTCTGCTGCAGCCATCTACGGTTCCAGAGCGACCAATGGTGTCATCATGATTACCACTAAAAAAGGAAAGAGAGATGGCAAAATAGGCGTTTCCCTTAATTCCGTAGTTGGTACTCAGGAAGTGACCTCGCGGCTCGACCTCTTAAATACTGAACAATTTAAACAATATGCTGTAGCTTATAGAGGTAGCCAGGTGCCTCGACTGGAAGCTCCATATGTCAATCAGCCAATATATGAAGGTGCTAGCCAAACATATGGTCAAACCAATACGGATTGGCAAGACGCTTATTTTAGAAAAGGAGCTATGACTCAACACAATATAGGATTATCCGGAGGTAATGAGATATCTCGCTTTTATGCGTCGGCCGGTTATACTGACCAAAGAGGTATTGCCCCAAGTGTCGGCTATCGTCGTTTTAACTTTCGACTTAATTCTGATCATATCATTAGTAAGTTGTTCACTTTTGGAGAAAATTTATATGCTGCTTCTGGTGACCAGGATTACGACAACAATGAAACAGGATCCAGAACAAATCTGGTGAATGTGATTAGGATGATGCCGCATATGCCGGTTTTTGATCCAACTTCCCTTGGTGGGTATAGAGGAGTGAATTCTACCTTAGATGGTGGAGATCCTACGAACCCAATTGAAGATGCTGCTTTAAAAAATCCTGGGAACAGGACCACGACTAAAGTGCTTGGGACTGCTTATGTAGATGTAAATTTCAATAGGTGGTTAAAGTTTAAATCAACGGTTGGTATTGACTATGCAAACTCCTTAGATTATCGATTTGCCCCTATCTTTAATGACAATGGTGCAATCGCAGGATCCAGTGCAACTCAAGCAACTATAACCAATAATCGTGGTACTTCTACCGTCCTTTTGTATACTGAACAACTTTCTTTCGACAACACTTTTGGAAATCACCATTTAAATGCAATTGCCGTCTACGAACAACAAGGGCAGGAAACCAGACAGGAAAATGCCAGTGGCAATCAAGCATCCAACGACCTTACCACCTTAAATAATGCCACCAATGTTGGCGTTCAGACTTTAATAGGTGAGAATGTCTTGATTTCCTATCTCGGTCGCGTAAATTATGATTTTAAAGGTAAGTATATATTAAGTGGTGCTATTCGACGGGATGGCCTTTCGGTATGGGCACCTGGTAAAAAATGGGCAACCTTCCCATCTGCCTCTATCGGATGGAGAATCGATCAGGAAGATTTTATGCAAAACCAATCAAAAATTTCAGAATTAAAGTTAAGAGCTGGATATGGTGTAACAGGCCTGAATGGTCTTGTTTTGGGTAACACCCCATGGCTGGTTAGTGTCAACTCCAACAGTGCTTATTATCCTTTTGGCGGTTCAATCACCGGTGGGCCTGCTTCCTCAATACAACGATTGGGAAATCAGGATTTGGAATGGGAAAAAACGAATCAATTAAATATCGGTGTTGACATCGGATTTTTAGCTAATAAAATTACTTTATCTACAGAATATTATCAACGCAAAACAGATAATCTAATACTAAATGTACCACTCCCTCCATCATTTGGCTACATTTCAAGTACTGTAGCTCAAAATGTGGGATCCATGAAAAACGATGGTTTTGAAATGCAACTGGGTTATAATAAAAGAGAAGGAGAATTTAAATGGAATGTGGGAGCCAACGTGAGCATAGTCACCAACCAGGTTACCAGATTGGCAGAAGGAGTAGCTAATATTGAAGCTGGTGGAAACGCAGATTTTGGATCTTACAATATCACTAATACAGCAGTTGGTCAGCCTATTCAAGCCTTTTTTGGATGGCAAACAGAAGGTATCTTTCAAAGTGTAGATGAAGTAAGCAAACATGCTACGCAAACAGCGTCTACAGCACCAGGTGATATAAAGTTTAAAGATATTAATGGCGATGGAGTAATCGATTTGAACGATCGTGTATTTTTAGGCAGTTTCATTCCAAAAGCCACTTATGCATTAAACCTTGGAGCAAACTATAAGAATTTTGATTTTTCAACTTTCTTTCAAGGTGTGCAAGGCAATAAAATCTTTAATGCTACCAGAGTAATCACCGAAGGTATGGTACGTTTTTTCAACGCCGGAACACAGGTATTGAATGCATGGACTCCGTCTAATACCAATACCGATATCCCTAGAGCTATATCTTCTGATCCTAATCAAAATGCCCGACCTTCTACTCGTTTTCTTGAAGATGGATCCTATCTAAGGCTTAAAAACATTATGTTAGGCTACAATCTGCCTGAATCATCACTGAGTTCAATAACTAAAGGAGCACTTTCGAGCTTCAGAATATATGTTTCTGCACAAAACATATTGACTTTTACTAAATATTCCGGTTATGATCCTGAAGTAGGGAATAGAACACCTGGATCTTCTTTGACAAATGGTATCGATTTTGCAGTATATCCTCAACCTAAGTCATACCAGGTTGGCATTCAAGCAAATTTTTAA
- the odhB gene encoding 2-oxoglutarate dehydrogenase complex dihydrolipoyllysine-residue succinyltransferase, which yields MSIVDIKVPPMGESITEVTLAKWLKKEGDFINMDEPICEFESDKATLDLPAEASGQLQIIAKAGSDLKIGEVIARINKDVSAPVTAEAPIEAKASTQTSPTVPITAKDVSASPAAAKILREASIAPADISGTGKEGRITKEDAVKASEKTPSSIPTSVASAPLVQTAHFSRAENREKMTRMRRTISKRLVSAKNETAMLTTFNEVDMTEILALRTKYQDQFVAKYGIKLGFMSLFAKACSKVLMEMKEVNAFIDGEELIYHDYADISIAISTPNGLVVPPVKNVESLKFHEIEYKIKDLAEKARAGKLTLEEMSGGTFTITNGGIFGSMMSTPILNEPQSAILGMHAIIERPVAIAGEIKIRPMMYLALSYDHRVIDGSSSVTFLVKVKKLLEDPMTLMLEI from the coding sequence ATGAGTATTGTAGACATTAAAGTACCCCCAATGGGTGAATCCATTACTGAAGTGACCCTTGCTAAGTGGCTCAAAAAAGAAGGTGATTTTATCAATATGGACGAGCCTATTTGCGAATTTGAATCTGACAAAGCCACCTTAGATTTACCCGCCGAAGCTTCCGGGCAGTTACAGATAATCGCCAAAGCAGGTTCTGATCTCAAAATCGGCGAAGTCATAGCCCGAATAAATAAAGATGTCTCAGCACCTGTGACCGCTGAAGCTCCTATTGAAGCTAAAGCATCCACACAAACCTCACCAACTGTACCAATCACAGCCAAGGATGTATCTGCATCACCGGCAGCTGCCAAAATACTCAGAGAAGCCAGCATCGCCCCTGCAGACATATCGGGCACAGGTAAAGAAGGACGCATCACCAAAGAAGATGCTGTCAAAGCCTCTGAAAAAACTCCTTCATCAATTCCGACCTCTGTTGCGTCTGCACCCTTGGTACAAACCGCTCATTTCAGCAGAGCTGAAAACCGGGAAAAAATGACGCGGATGCGTCGGACTATTTCAAAGCGACTGGTCAGTGCTAAAAATGAAACTGCGATGCTGACCACTTTTAATGAAGTGGATATGACTGAGATCCTGGCATTACGCACAAAATATCAAGACCAATTTGTAGCCAAATACGGGATCAAACTTGGGTTCATGTCACTCTTTGCCAAAGCCTGCAGCAAGGTATTGATGGAGATGAAGGAGGTCAATGCTTTTATCGACGGAGAAGAGTTGATATATCATGATTATGCGGATATCTCAATAGCAATATCCACACCCAATGGATTAGTAGTACCTCCGGTAAAAAATGTTGAATCTTTAAAATTTCACGAAATAGAATATAAAATCAAAGATCTCGCTGAAAAAGCGCGCGCTGGAAAACTCACACTCGAAGAAATGAGTGGCGGCACTTTCACGATTACCAATGGGGGCATATTCGGTTCGATGATGAGTACCCCAATTTTAAACGAACCACAGTCTGCGATCCTCGGGATGCATGCCATCATTGAAAGACCGGTGGCCATAGCAGGAGAGATCAAGATCAGACCGATGATGTACCTGGCTCTTTCATACGATCATCGTGTGATCGACGGTTCTTCCTCTGTCACCTTCCTGGTAAAAGTCAAGAAATTACTGGAAGATCCGATGACGCTGATGCTTGAGATATAA
- a CDS encoding MFS transporter → MNKNNQILLSVMMFLQFFIWGAWYGQMSKYLFTNLDATGSQVGNAYTAFSISMIVAPFFIGMIADRYFAAQKVLGVLNILGAIILYFLIQEKSADHFYWWILAYCLTFAPTIALTSSISMAHMSDPARQFPIIRVMGTIAWFVVTNFVGFLGVGDKSTIFTISMIASVVLGLYSFVLPNTPPKATDKPTLAKIIGADAFVMFKDRSFLIFFISSILISIPLSFYYAMVNPSLTDSGMTNVENKMSLGLLSEVLFMLAIPFAMRKFGVKWILVIALIGWIIRFYLFSNGDGGSGIWMLYVAILLHGLCFDFFFVSGMIYTEAKAGEKIKSQAQGLISLATYGVGMGIGSWLAGKVTEFYTLEGVKNWAAIWMVPAAIAGVVLVLFLLFFKDNTRTAMPGKLSPT, encoded by the coding sequence ATGAATAAAAACAACCAAATCCTGCTGTCGGTCATGATGTTTCTCCAGTTTTTTATCTGGGGTGCCTGGTATGGACAGATGAGTAAATATCTTTTTACCAATCTGGATGCCACCGGCTCCCAGGTAGGCAATGCATATACCGCATTTTCGATATCCATGATCGTTGCCCCATTTTTTATAGGTATGATTGCGGACCGATATTTTGCCGCCCAAAAGGTTTTAGGAGTGTTGAACATCCTTGGGGCAATTATATTGTATTTCCTCATTCAGGAGAAAAGTGCTGACCATTTTTATTGGTGGATTCTGGCTTATTGTCTCACCTTCGCTCCTACCATAGCGCTGACCTCATCCATCTCGATGGCACATATGTCAGATCCTGCCAGGCAGTTTCCCATCATCAGGGTCATGGGCACGATAGCATGGTTTGTGGTCACCAATTTTGTTGGCTTTTTAGGGGTAGGGGACAAATCAACGATTTTTACCATTTCGATGATAGCTTCAGTGGTGCTAGGCTTATATTCATTTGTTCTACCCAACACACCTCCCAAAGCAACGGACAAACCAACGCTGGCCAAAATCATTGGAGCAGATGCCTTCGTCATGTTTAAAGACCGCTCTTTTTTAATCTTTTTTATCTCCTCCATATTGATCAGTATTCCTCTATCTTTTTATTATGCGATGGTCAATCCTTCCCTCACTGATTCAGGCATGACCAATGTGGAGAACAAAATGTCCCTGGGGTTACTTTCCGAGGTGTTATTTATGTTGGCTATCCCATTTGCCATGCGCAAGTTTGGCGTAAAATGGATATTGGTTATAGCCCTGATCGGCTGGATTATTAGATTCTACCTTTTTTCAAATGGAGATGGTGGTTCAGGTATCTGGATGCTGTATGTTGCTATTTTATTGCATGGCTTGTGTTTTGACTTTTTCTTCGTATCAGGTATGATTTATACTGAAGCCAAAGCAGGAGAGAAAATCAAAAGCCAGGCTCAGGGGCTTATTTCCCTGGCCACCTACGGAGTAGGCATGGGTATAGGATCCTGGCTTGCAGGTAAAGTCACAGAATTTTACACACTGGAAGGGGTCAAAAACTGGGCAGCCATCTGGATGGTCCCTGCAGCGATAGCAGGTGTAGTACTGGTCTTATTCTTATTGTTTTTTAAAGACAATACCCGCACGGCCATGCCGGGAAAACTATCTCCTACTTAA